From a single Apium graveolens cultivar Ventura chromosome 2, ASM990537v1, whole genome shotgun sequence genomic region:
- the LOC141692425 gene encoding uncharacterized protein LOC141692425: MGGEEGDKFFNLEDLNADYGRKYRRTKQLNRNKENVVVDSVVTDRCALSSSTGKEYNHRINGQRSYSINQDESITSVHPSNSMLTESTPNIVRLVGKRRKLGDLPRSGHLNETAAKCSSPIVTPRSNSRVNYMSPLEGSQDRTPLSDVTNSSSASFSRNMLREETRSNINDVSLNGREPLNRKGKENYLGFGRELFAYEIVSDDEEESNDFNEGPNVVAPSFLSDDSEGSDYEASDCESSDDADCLSWSLDGDDEVIVDGMNSDCNLMQSRHALRHVVPEEYASLGGPTAICSKCHARMWKEERVNKNVTKGCPIFSLCCMKGTVRLPPIPPTPKYLLDLYNDKKRGPTFHRLIRLYNAIFAFTSIGGNIDHSINNGRAPYVYRLNGQNHHVFGSLIPKDNETPKFCQLYIYDTINEVDNRLRWVSVHDRESVDKEVVRGLITMLDKTNQLVGEFRQQRDLYESDEIVELQITLKFIRSESGRECHISSTDEVAGIMVGDTEETCSDHDIVVNEKGKGLVRVSYVHPKLMVLQYPLLFPRGEDGFHPKIKFQKTTDSSCKPRGFLSLKNYYSYTFQIRESDGKKMMEYVPGCIAPNRPDIISRVFRLKLDQLMVDIKDKKYFGVCIGVMYVVEFQKRGLPHVHMLIWLDADSKKTSSRMWIILYCTRTTFDDSGFPMYMRRRTNITVEIRKVELDNQWVVPYNRDLLVKYQCHMNVEICCHARSLKYLFKYCLKGHDRATVHVQRKRKRQANDTDEGGIDEINAYFDGRYLFGAESAYRIFGFPIHHRSISVEKLQFHLPGDKNCTFRANEALGKVAAREKNKFKIDELLRSVGKSLKKFDQLPQPPRSYLNNGTNNLIIEKTSYDTRKMEYETAKLLQDCTEEQRKIYDAVIQSIDTNVGGIFFVYGSGGCGKTFLWRTLIFKLRSQGKIVLPVASSGIAAILMPGGRTAHSRFKIPIVLDECSICNIAHDSDVAQLIKQTQLIIWDEAPMQHRYAFECLDRSLKDIMKAVDPERYAMPFGGITVVLGGDFRQILPVITYGDRDDIVAACITRSRLWSICQVSPPRVCNFPVTENQILIPSQFCDVQTENTVDNMIRSTYPNFAHKGHNKLPGEYVSYFSVDAVEEFGGTDEDLNEAFPIEYLNSLNVAGMPPHDLKLKVGAVVMLMRKLNQTLGLCNGTRMIVTKCLRFCVEFEVICGTFVGSKHFIPRMELSPSDTKMPFKLVRKQMPLQICYAMTINKSQGHSLKTVGLYLPKSVFSHGQYYIAISRVTSPTGLTIFVDDESGAATNITQNVVYKEVFYGLPEA, translated from the exons ATGGGTGGTGAAGAAGGTGACAAGTTCTTTAACCTGGAAGATTTGAATGCAGATTATGGTCGGAAGTACAGAAGAACGAAACAATTGAATCGTAACAAAGAGAATGTGGTTGTCGACTCTGTTGTTACTGATCGTTGTGCTTTATCTTCTTCCACAGGTAAGGAGTACAACCACAG GATTAATGGCCAACGTTCATACTCCATCAACCAAGACGAATCGATCACCTCTGTTCACCCCAGCAATA GTATGTTGACGGAATCCACGCCAAATATTGTTAGATTGGTGGGAAAGAGGAGGAAACTTGGTGACTTGCCTAGGTCAGGCCACTTGAATGAAACAGCTGCAA AATGTAGTAGTCCTATTGTTACTCCCCGATCAAATAGCAGAGTAAACTACATGAGTCCTCTTGAAGGTAGTCAGGACAGAACTCCATTATCAGATGTAACAAATTCAAGTAGCGCCTCATTTTCTAGAAATATGTTGAGAG AGGAAACGCGATCAAACATTAATGATGTTTCGTTAAATGGACGTGAACCTTTGAACCGGAAAGGGAAGGAAAATTATCTTGGATTTGGTAGAGAATTATTCGCATATGAGATTGTTAGTGATGATGAGGAAGAAAGTAATGACTTTAATGAAG GTCCGAATGTAGTTGCTCCTTCGTTTTTGTCTGATGATTCTGAAGGATCAGATTATGAAGCAAGTGATTGTGAATCAAGTG atgatgcagattgtcttagTTGGTCGCTTGATGGTGATGATGAAGTCATTGTTGATGGGATGAATTCGGATTGTAATTTGATGCAGAGCAGACATGCACTGCGACATGTCGTTCCTGAGGAGTATGCTTCTTTGGGTGGTCCTACTGCCATATGTTCCAAATGTCATGCTCGGATGTGGAAGGAAGAAAGGGTAAATAAAAATGTGACTAAAGGTTGTCCTATATTTTCTCTTTGTTGCATGAAAGGTACTGTGAGATTGCCTCCAATCCCTCCTACCCCTAAGTATTTGCTGGATTTATACAACGACAAGAAAAGAGGTCCTACTTTTCATAGATTGATACGGCTCTACAATGCAATTTTTGCCTTTACTTCTATCGGTGGTAATATAGATCATTCAATTAACAATGGAAGGGCGCCTTATGTATACAGATTGAATGGTCAGAACCACCATGTTTTTGGATCTTTAATACCGAAAGACAATGAAACCCCCAAATTTTGTCAACTTTACATTTATGACACCATTAACGAAGTTGATAATCGTCTTCGGTGGGTTAGTGTTCATGACCGAGAAAGTGTTGATAAAGAGGTTGTACGAGGTCTTATAACAATGTTAGATAAAACTAATCAATTGGTTGGTGAGTTTAGGCAGCAGCGTGATTTGTATGAAAGCGATGAAATAGTTGAGCTGCAGATTACACTCAAATTTATCAGATCTGAGAGTGGAAGAGAATGTCATATTTCTAGCACCGATGAAGTTGCTGGCATTATGGTTGGTGACACTGAAGAAACCTGTAGCGACCATGATATAGTTGTTAACGAAAAAGGTAAAGGTTTAGTCCGTGTTTCTTATGTTCATCCGAAGTTGATGGTTTTACAGTACCCTTTACTCTTTCCACGTGGAGAAGATGGATTTCACCCAAAGATTAAATTTCAAAAGACTACTGATAGTTCTTGCAAACCACGTGGCTTTTTGTCTCTGAAGAATTACTACTCATATACTTTCCAAATTAGAGAGTCTGATGGTAAG AAGATGATGGAGTATGTGCCTGGTTGCATTGCTCCAAACCGTCCTGACATCATATCAAGGGTGTTTAGGCTAAAACTTGATCAGTTAATGGTAGATATTAAGGACAAAAAATACTTTGGTGTTTGTATTGGAG TTATGTATGTCGTCGAGTTTCAGAAAAGAGGCCTTCCACATGTACATATGTTAATATGGCTAGATGCTGATTCAAAGAAAACCTCAAGCAGAATGTGGATAATTTT GTACTGTACTCGAACTACTTTTGATGACAGTGGCTTCCCGATGTATATGCGACGCAGGACAAACATTACTGTTGAAATAAGGAAGGTTGAGCTGGACAACCAGTGGGTAGTACCATACAACCGGGATCTTTTAGTCAAGTATCAATGCCATATGAATGTGGAAATATGTTGTCATGCACGCAGTCTTAAGTATTTATTTAAATACTGTTTGAAAGGCCATGATCGTGCTACGGTTCATGTCCAGAGAAAGAGAAAAAGGCAAGCGAATGACACTGATGAGGGGGGAATAGATGAGATAAATGCATATTTTGATGGGAGATATTTATTCGGTGCTGAATCAGCCTATAGGATTTTTGGCTTCCCTATCCATCATAGAAGTATATCTGTTGAGAAACTTCAATTTCACTTACCAGGTGACAAAAACTGCACCTTTCGTGCCAATGAAGCGCTAGGGAAAGTTGCTGCCAGGGAGAAGAACAAGTTCA AAATAGATGAGTTGCTCCGGTCAGTTGGTAAATCCTTGAAGAAATTTGATCAGTTGCCTCAACCTCCTCGCAGCTATTTGAACAATGGAACAAACAATTTGATAATTGAAAAGACAAGCTATGACACCAGGAAGATGGAGTATGAAACTGCCAAGCTACTACAGGACTGTACAGAGGAGCAGAGGAAAATATATGATGCAGTAATACAATCTATTGACACTAACGTTGGAGGGATTTTCTTCGTTTATGGTAGTGGGGGTTGTGGAAAGACATTCTTATGGAGAACTCTTATATTTAAGTTACGTTCACAAGGTAAAATTGTGCTTCCAGTTGCTTCTTCAGGGATTGCTGCCATATTAATGCCCGGTGGTCGGACTGCGCACTCCAGATTTAAAATTCCAATAGTTCTTGATGAATGTTCAATATGTAATATTGCCCATGATTCAGATGTTGCGCAACTCATAAAGCAGACACAACTAATAATATGGGACGAGGCGCCTATGCAGCACAGGTACGCATTTGAATGCCTAGACCGTTCATTGAAGGATATCATGAAAGCTGTTGATCCAGAACGTTATGCCATGCCGTTTGGCGGTATTACCGTAGTTCTGGGTGGTGATTTCCGTCAAATCCTCCCAGTAATTACGTATGGAGATCGTGATGATATTGTAGCTGCCTGTATCACTAGGTCACGGTTGTGGTCCATTTGCCAA GTCAGTCCACCTCGAGTCTGCAATTTCCCAGTCACTGAAAATCAAATTTTGATTCCGTCTCAGTTCTGTGACGTACAAACTGAAAACACAGTTGATAACATGATTCGTAGCACGTATCCTAATTTTGCTCACAAAGGGCACA ATAAGCTCCCCGGAGAATATGTGTCTTATTTTAGTGTTGATGCTGTAGAGGAATTTGGTGGGACAGATGAGGATCTGAATGAAGCCTTCCCAATAGAGTATTTGAACTCCTTAAATGTAGCTGGGATGCCACCTCATGATCTGAAACTGAAGGTTGGGGCTGTTGTTATGCTAATGCGTAAGTTGAACCAAACCCTAGGTTTGTGTAATGGTACAAGGATGATTGTGACCAAATGCCTGAGATTTTGTGTGGAGTTTGAAGTAATCTGTGGTACGTTTGTTGGTTCGAAGCATTTCATTCCACGTATGGAGCTTTCTCCCTCAGATACAAAGATGCCATTCAAATTGGTACGGAAACAAATGCCTTTACAGATTTGCTATGCCATGACAATCAATAAATCTCAAGGTCACTCCCTGAAGACAGTTGGGCTATACTTACCTAAGTCAGTGTTTAGTCATGGACAGTACTATATTGCTATTAGTCGAGTAACCTCACCCACTGGCCTCACTATAtttgttgatgatgagtctggtGCAGCTACAAATATCACCCAAAATGTTGTTTACAAAGAAGTTTTTTACGGCCTTCCAGAAGCTTAG